The DNA window GCTCTCACCAATGACTTCGATATCGAGCTCATAGAGCGTTTCAATGTGGTCAGAGGTGAATGCAATGGGAATGAGAACCAGGTCCTTTTGGCCCTTCTCAATGTAGTTTTCCACCGTGTGAGACGTCTGGGGTCCCAGCCAAGGCTGCGGGCCAACCTGCGATTGCCAGCATAGTCTGTAAGGGTTGGAAAATTTGAGTCGCTCCATCACTGCTTGAACAGTGGCGGCAACTTCGCCCGGATATGGGTCGCCTATTCGACCAGTCAGTatgagaaaggaaaatagGGAAAGGGTAGGATATAAGAGAATGTCGTACCTCTGTTGACTACGGTCATGGGCAAGCTGTGCGCtgaaaagaggagaatggCCTTGCTCCTCCGCTCCTCGGGGTACTCTAGCAACTTTGCTTCAATGTTTTGAGCAACCGCCTCCACAAGGCCAGGGTGGGTGGGCCATCGGTCAATGACGCTCCAGTTGATGGTACCGTTTCCGGTTTCCGAAGCCGTCTTGCCTTCCAGTCTCTGGCGCCATTTCCACAGCTCGTTGAGACTGCTGCCGGTCGTGGAGCAGGAATACTGTGGATACTGGGTGAACGCGACAGCTCTGCCACCCTTTCCGTTTCCAAAGCCATCCGCCAATAGTTTGTTATACATCTCCTCGGTCAATGGGTCTGCGTAGCGGAAAGCGACGTATGGCTTATGCGGCGCAGTCTCCGGCGAGATCTTGTCTAGGATCTTGCACATTTCTTCGTTTTGGTACTCTGACCATTTCCGAATCGGTGAGCCGCCTCCAATAGCGTCATACTGCTTCACAATCTTTGGTGTTCTTCGCGCTGAGATCAGAGGCCCGATATATGACTGCAGTCTGCCCAATGGAATTAGGTCACCATCGGCCTATTCAACCCATGATTAGCACAACGTCACCGAAATAACACCAAGTAAATGATATAGAAAAGTGCATACAAAAAGCCGACTGAGAAAGCTTCCGACTTCAGGGAGCGTAGAAGGACCACCCATGTTGAGAAAGACCATGGCCGTTGGTCCCTTGGAGCCCGTTGCATCTTGCGTCACAGGATGGGCTGGGGTAGCCAGATACCGGGCATGGTTCGATAGCTGTgaagagacaagaggagACGACGAGCCTCGGGACAGGCCCCTGGCGAATTGTCTCGTGGAAATCCTTGATGCCATGGCGAGATACTGGTTCTGGGGAGGTTGACGAGGGAAAAATCCTCGACTGCGGAAGGAATTGAGTCCTGAATCCTTGTGACAGCAAGACCCCGATGCGCCGAGATCACGGATGCAAGCTCCGAGAGTGGCAATCGAGCATCATTCTGACATTCTGCTAGGACGCTACTTGCGCCGCACACAGCCTTTCAACTCGGTATACCCTCGGAAACAGGTACCTTTTTAGCAGAGCCCACCCAAGCGCCGGCCAATTAGACTATGGGTATTTCGGATGCGCATCACGTGACTTCGCGGATCCCGTCGCATCCAGCCTAGGCCCGTCGCGTTTGCCTGGAGCTGTTGGTCGCGCAGGTGAATCCACATTGGCGACTGGGTCGAGTGGCTGCCTGGCTCTCGCTCAATAAGTTGGACTCGTGAGTGATGTAAAAGGCATTCTGTGAATTCGGACAAGTCATCTGGCAATTTCCAGCGTTCAATTGCAAATTTAGTTCTCAATGGCAGACAAACAAAGAGACTGGAGACGGGAAGAGaacgatgaggacgaggagggcGAGCAGGAGCTTGATGAATCTGTAAGTCGCATCGACTTGAGCAGGGGGACCATCTTACTGACATTGCTTGTCTAGAGCTTCAAGGCACAGAAAGACGCCGTATTGCTGGCCATTGAAGTCAGCCCATCAATGCTTGAGCCTCCTCCGGCCTCTAGCTCTAAGAAAGCTGAACAAGACAGCCCGCTTCAAGCTGCCCTGAAATGCGCCCATCATCTGATGGAGCAGCGCATCATTTCCAACCCCAAAGACATGATGGGCATTCTTCTGTTTGGAACGGAAAAGACCAAATTCCGGGATGATAAAGATGGCCGCGGCGGCCTTGGCTATCCGAATTGCTACCTCTTCACAGATCTTGATGTTCCTGCTGCCGATGATGTCAAGGCCCTGAGGGCGCTGgtcgaagaggaagaagacgaagatgaagtgcTGAAGCCAGCTACTACTGACGTGGTTTCCATGTCAAATGTTCTCTTTTGCGCCAATCAGATATTTACGACAAAGGCAGCCAATTTTGGTAGCCGGCGACTGTTCATCGTAACTGATAACGACGACCCACACGCATCAGACAAGGCGGCGAgatccgctgctgctgttcgaGCAAAAGATTTATACGACTTGGGGATTACAATTGATCTATTCCCAATTGCCAAAGGAGAGTCAAGTTTTGACCTTGGCAAGTTTTATGACGTATGCTTTTCATTTTAATCCATCCTTTATCCACAATTTTAACAGGGCGCTAACTTGGACCAAGGATATTGTTTACCGTGATGTGAATGCCGAAGCCAATGGGACTGAGGTTCGCACTTCCAAGTCTGGCGATGGGCTGTCTCTTCTAAATTCCTTGATTTCCAATATCAACTCTAAGCAATCGCCCAAAAGAGCTCTTTTTCATCTGCCCTTTGAGATTGCCCCAGGGCTGCGGATAACTGTCAAGGGATACAATGTTGTGAGCCGGCAGACTCCGGCGAGAACGTGTTATATCTGGCTTGACGGAGAAAAAGCCCAAATCGTAACAGGCGAGACAACACGGGTTGCAGAGGACAGCGCGAGAACCGTCGAGAAACAAGAGATCAAGAAGGCCTACAAATTTGGCGGCGAATATGTATACTTTACACCcgaagagcaaaaaagcaTCCGAGACTACGGCCCCCCAGTCATTCGAATTATCGGATTCAAAAATCGCAACTTGATTCCCGCCTGGGCAAGTGTTAAGAAAtccaccttcatcttcccGAGTGAAGAAGACTACATCGGGTCGTCACGCGTATTTTCGGCCCTCTGGCAGAAGTTGCTGGACAGTGAGAAGATAGGCATCGCCTGGTGCGTGCTGCGGTCAAACTCACAACCAGTGCTTGCCGCTGTTATTCCATCAAGAGAACAATCTGATGAGGCCTCTGGCACTCCATATCTGCCAGCCGGACTTTGGATCTGTCCGCTCCCTACCGCGGACGATTTACGAGACATTAGTGCCGAGCGGGGGCTTGACTGCTCTGAGGATCTTA is part of the Trichoderma atroviride chromosome 1, complete sequence genome and encodes:
- a CDS encoding uncharacterized protein (BUSCO:EOG092D2W4H), which produces MASRISTRQFARGLSRGSSSPLVSSQLSNHARYLATPAHPVTQDATGSKGPTAMVFLNMGGPSTLPEVGSFLSRLFADGDLIPLGRLQSYIGPLISARRTPKIVKQYDAIGGGSPIRKWSEYQNEEMCKILDKISPETAPHKPYVAFRYADPLTEEMYNKLLADGFGNGKGGRAVAFTQYPQYSCSTTGSSLNELWKWRQRLEGKTASETGNGTINWSVIDRWPTHPGLVEAVAQNIEAKLLEYPEERRSKAILLFSAHSLPMTVVNRGDPYPGEVAATVQAVMERLKFSNPYRLCWQSQVGPQPWLGPQTSHTVENYIEKGQKDLVLIPIAFTSDHIETLYELDIEVIGESGHTDTVKRVESLNGSPVFIKGLADLAKTHLDSGVACSQQMGLRCPACKSERCAESKKFFASQQAAISSA
- a CDS encoding uncharacterized protein (BUSCO:EOG092D1ABF) encodes the protein MADKQRDWRREENDEDEEGEQELDESSFKAQKDAVLLAIEVSPSMLEPPPASSSKKAEQDSPLQAALKCAHHLMEQRIISNPKDMMGILLFGTEKTKFRDDKDGRGGLGYPNCYLFTDLDVPAADDVKALRALVEEEEDEDEVLKPATTDVVSMSNVLFCANQIFTTKAANFGSRRLFIVTDNDDPHASDKAARSAAAVRAKDLYDLGITIDLFPIAKGESSFDLGKFYDDIVYRDVNAEANGTEVRTSKSGDGLSLLNSLISNINSKQSPKRALFHLPFEIAPGLRITVKGYNVVSRQTPARTCYIWLDGEKAQIVTGETTRVAEDSARTVEKQEIKKAYKFGGEYVYFTPEEQKSIRDYGPPVIRIIGFKNRNLIPAWASVKKSTFIFPSEEDYIGSSRVFSALWQKLLDSEKIGIAWCVLRSNSQPVLAAVIPSREQSDEASGTPYLPAGLWICPLPTADDLRDISAERGLDCSEDLKTKMRVVVQQLNLPKGVYNPLKYPNPALQWHYKILQTLALDEEVPEKPEDLTEPKNKAINKRAGGYLEDWAETLKDEADRAARSRSLKREVEDDGVSERPAKQRKAAAERPSGSTFSMAQLKAAVESEGLSKMTVAQLKDVAGAKGLSTSGKKADLVERIEQWVEENS